Proteins from one Parvibaculum lavamentivorans DS-1 genomic window:
- the mgtE gene encoding magnesium transporter produces MAEPTPTNTLDDAAEEALSPAFVRSVVDAVDRADKTLVRQLVLPLRTADLAELLELLRPDERQDLVEMLGTDFNPEVLSELDESVRDHVIELLDPKDLAAALTEMDSDDAVYLLEDMDEAEQRLILDQLPASERAALEQSLDYPEYSAGRLMQRELVAVPPHWDVGQTLDYLREAEELPHEFYEIFVVDPAYKPVGTVPLSRVTRSKRPVLISEIMETEQTLIPVEMDQEEVALQFTKYDLISAAVVDEGGRLVGVVTVDDIVEVISEEAAEDIRLLAGLGEESISDSVLQTSRSRVPWLMVNLVTATLAAAVIALFDATIEKMVALAVLMPIVASMGGNAGTQTMTVTVRALATRDLVHFNARRTIAREFFVGVLNGMIFALILGGLSALLFGNEWLGAVFAGAIMINLVVASLTGILIPLGLDKLGADPAVSSAVFVTTMTDVVGFFSFLGLAALILFY; encoded by the coding sequence TTGGCCGAACCGACACCCACCAACACATTGGACGACGCTGCGGAGGAGGCCCTTTCGCCGGCCTTCGTTCGTTCGGTCGTGGACGCGGTGGACCGGGCCGACAAGACGCTGGTCCGTCAGCTTGTGTTGCCGCTCCGGACGGCCGACCTTGCGGAACTTCTCGAATTGTTGCGGCCGGACGAGCGCCAGGATCTGGTGGAAATGCTCGGCACGGACTTCAATCCCGAGGTCCTCAGCGAACTGGACGAAAGCGTCCGCGACCATGTGATCGAACTGCTCGATCCGAAAGACCTCGCCGCGGCGCTGACCGAAATGGATTCGGACGACGCCGTCTATCTTCTCGAGGATATGGACGAGGCGGAGCAACGCCTGATCCTCGATCAGCTTCCCGCCAGCGAACGCGCCGCCCTTGAACAGTCGCTCGACTATCCCGAGTACAGCGCAGGCCGCCTCATGCAGCGCGAGCTCGTCGCCGTGCCGCCTCATTGGGACGTCGGCCAGACGCTCGACTATCTGCGGGAAGCGGAAGAGCTGCCGCATGAATTCTACGAAATCTTCGTCGTGGATCCGGCCTACAAGCCCGTGGGCACCGTCCCGTTGTCGCGCGTCACACGCTCCAAGCGGCCGGTCCTGATCTCCGAAATCATGGAGACGGAACAGACACTTATTCCGGTGGAGATGGACCAGGAAGAAGTGGCGCTGCAGTTCACCAAGTACGACCTGATCTCCGCCGCCGTGGTTGATGAAGGCGGGCGGCTCGTCGGCGTCGTGACCGTCGATGACATCGTGGAAGTTATCAGCGAGGAAGCAGCCGAGGATATCCGTCTGCTTGCCGGTCTTGGCGAGGAATCGATATCGGACTCGGTGCTGCAGACGAGCCGCAGCCGCGTTCCCTGGCTGATGGTCAATCTCGTTACAGCGACGCTTGCAGCTGCGGTGATCGCGCTTTTCGACGCCACCATCGAAAAGATGGTCGCTCTTGCCGTTCTGATGCCGATCGTCGCCTCGATGGGCGGCAATGCAGGCACACAGACCATGACGGTCACGGTGCGGGCGCTCGCGACGCGCGATCTTGTCCATTTCAATGCGCGCAGGACAATTGCGCGCGAGTTTTTTGTGGGCGTTCTCAACGGAATGATCTTCGCGTTGATTCTTGGCGGGCTCTCCGCCCTTTTGTTTGGAAACGAATGGCTCGGGGCGGTCTTTGCCGGCGCGATAATGATCAATCTCGTGGTCGCGAGCCTGACCGGCATTCTCATTCCCCTGGGGCTTGATAAGCTCGGTGCCGATCCGGCGGTCTCGTCTGCTGTTTTCGTGACGACGATGACGGATGTCGTGGGGTTCTTCTCGTTTCTGGGACTTGCGGCGCTGATTTTGTTCTATTGA
- a CDS encoding Kelch repeat-containing protein produces MSSGCHSNRVLALVFLCLLAPGAAAAESWRDGSPMTTGRAFAGGALVGNELYVIGGDSTSGPRNVAEIYDMRGDIWRASPGLPVGLQQFGIAELNGKLYVSGGYEAPQAGRPEFGAFGEILPPTTEGGDTAQTWIYDPQIGTWVNGPQLPAARAGHGAAVVDGKIYTLGGRGSDAQRVLVYDPGSNRWSATGEAMPAPRVAAATVAVGDRIYVIGGLSNGVATARVDIFDTASGRWQSGPQLPEARSGHVAALVGGKLHVTGGEQRRPPRTFGDHFILDAEAGSWSRAVPMPNPRHGAVAAAVDGKFVVVGGSPGAGVYTVFTESDVVDIYSAD; encoded by the coding sequence ATGTCCAGCGGGTGTCATTCGAACCGCGTTTTGGCGCTGGTGTTTCTCTGCCTGTTGGCGCCGGGCGCGGCGGCGGCAGAAAGTTGGCGCGACGGTTCTCCAATGACCACAGGCCGTGCCTTTGCGGGTGGAGCGCTGGTCGGCAATGAGCTCTATGTCATCGGCGGCGACAGCACCTCCGGTCCGCGTAACGTCGCGGAAATTTACGACATGCGCGGTGATATCTGGCGTGCATCGCCGGGTCTTCCGGTCGGCCTGCAGCAATTCGGTATCGCGGAGCTAAACGGGAAGCTTTACGTCTCCGGCGGCTATGAGGCGCCGCAGGCCGGGCGCCCTGAATTCGGAGCGTTTGGCGAAATTCTTCCGCCCACCACAGAAGGCGGCGATACCGCGCAGACATGGATATACGATCCGCAGATCGGTACATGGGTAAACGGTCCCCAATTGCCCGCTGCGCGGGCAGGGCATGGCGCTGCGGTGGTGGATGGCAAAATCTATACGCTCGGTGGCCGCGGCTCCGATGCGCAGCGTGTGCTGGTCTATGACCCGGGCAGCAACCGCTGGAGCGCGACGGGGGAGGCCATGCCGGCGCCGCGCGTGGCGGCGGCGACAGTCGCTGTCGGCGACCGCATCTACGTCATCGGCGGATTGAGCAACGGCGTTGCGACAGCACGCGTGGACATTTTCGACACAGCGAGCGGCCGTTGGCAGAGCGGCCCGCAACTGCCTGAAGCCCGCTCCGGCCATGTTGCCGCGCTGGTGGGTGGGAAGCTGCATGTAACGGGTGGCGAGCAGCGCCGTCCGCCACGTACCTTTGGCGATCATTTCATTCTCGATGCCGAAGCCGGATCATGGAGCCGTGCCGTGCCGATGCCCAATCCGCGGCACGGTGCGGTCGCGGCGGCTGTTGACGGGAAGTTCGTCGTGGTCGGCGGCAGTCCGGGTGCCGGTGTTTATACCGTCTTCACGGAATCCGACGTGGTGGACATCTACTCCGCCGATTAG
- a CDS encoding isovaleryl-CoA dehydrogenase: MLANDYPSLDFDLGETADMIRDTVRAFTADKISPRAAEIDRTNEFPRDLWPQLGELGLLGITVEEEYGGTGLGYLEHVVAMEEISRGSASVGLSYGAHSNLCVNQLRRWGTDAQKRKYLTKLMSGEHVGALAMSEPGAGSDVVSMRLKAEKKGDRFVLNGSKMWITNAPDAETLIVYAKTDASAGPKGITPFLIEKGMKGFRPAQKLDKLGMRGSNTAELVFEDCEVPEENVLGKLNEGVRVLMSGLDYERAVLAAGPLGIMQACMDAVIPYVHERKQFGEPIGTFQLMQGKLADMYSTMNACRAYVYAVAKACDRGQTTRKDAAGAILYAAEKATWMALEAIQALGGNGYINDYSTGRLLRDAKLYEIGAGTSEIRRMLIGRELFNETA; the protein is encoded by the coding sequence ATGCTTGCGAACGACTATCCATCGCTCGATTTCGACCTCGGAGAGACGGCGGACATGATCCGCGACACCGTGCGCGCCTTCACCGCCGACAAGATATCCCCGCGCGCTGCCGAGATAGACCGGACGAACGAATTTCCTCGCGATCTCTGGCCGCAACTTGGTGAGCTTGGGCTCTTGGGGATTACCGTCGAAGAAGAATATGGCGGGACGGGGCTCGGCTATCTCGAGCATGTCGTGGCGATGGAGGAAATCAGCCGGGGTTCGGCGAGTGTCGGGCTTTCCTATGGCGCGCATTCCAATCTTTGCGTCAACCAGCTCCGCCGCTGGGGCACCGACGCGCAGAAGCGCAAATACCTGACGAAGCTCATGTCGGGCGAGCATGTGGGCGCGCTTGCCATGTCGGAGCCGGGCGCGGGATCGGACGTCGTGTCGATGCGGCTGAAGGCAGAGAAGAAAGGCGACCGTTTTGTGCTCAACGGCAGCAAGATGTGGATCACCAACGCCCCCGACGCCGAGACGCTGATCGTCTATGCGAAAACAGATGCGAGTGCGGGGCCGAAAGGCATTACGCCGTTCCTTATCGAGAAGGGAATGAAGGGTTTCCGCCCGGCGCAAAAGCTCGACAAGCTCGGCATGCGCGGTTCGAACACCGCCGAACTCGTGTTCGAGGATTGCGAGGTGCCGGAGGAGAATGTTCTGGGCAAGCTGAATGAGGGCGTGCGTGTGCTGATGTCCGGTCTCGATTACGAGCGTGCTGTGCTCGCCGCTGGGCCGCTCGGCATCATGCAGGCCTGCATGGATGCCGTGATCCCCTACGTCCACGAGCGCAAGCAGTTCGGCGAGCCGATTGGCACGTTCCAGCTCATGCAGGGCAAGCTTGCGGACATGTATTCGACGATGAATGCCTGCCGCGCTTATGTCTATGCGGTGGCGAAAGCCTGCGACCGGGGACAAACCACGCGCAAGGACGCGGCGGGTGCGATCCTTTATGCCGCGGAAAAGGCAACGTGGATGGCGCTGGAAGCCATTCAGGCCTTGGGCGGCAACGGCTACATCAACGACTATTCGACAGGCCGCCTGTTGCGCGACGCCAAGCTCTACGAGATCGGGGCGGGGACAAGTGAGATACGCCGCATGCTGATTGGCCGCGAACTCTTCAACGAGACGGCCTGA
- a CDS encoding glutathione S-transferase family protein, with amino-acid sequence MPEVYRLLGGPGSPYSHKVRAVLRYRHLPHRWIVPLGAFRGTGALGEGTEIAGAGKRQVPVIQFPEGSYHSDSTPIIDELEKRHAGQRPVVPEDTGMAFLARLIEEAADEWLPLPMFDYRWNEEADRAFCPRRQMAGWLGAVPEAELGEAAAAFLSRQETLREILGGTAENRPLLQSTYDELLGYMEAHLATQLFLFGSRPSIADFGLYGQLSQYAVDPTTSELMKKKAVRLFQWVQLMDDASGIDGEWSAPDAPLSAGVRGLLKLTGEVALPMLQAAVDAHLAGKDFHPMVAEIRGHGFKTIARPYQAHTLLWLKQRYAELDVGVRARIEPALAESGCLPWLSFRDGEAEKTPRYGMA; translated from the coding sequence ATGCCGGAAGTTTACAGGCTGCTCGGCGGGCCCGGTTCTCCTTACTCGCACAAGGTGAGGGCGGTGCTGCGCTACCGGCATCTGCCACATCGCTGGATCGTTCCGCTTGGCGCCTTTCGAGGCACGGGCGCGCTCGGGGAGGGGACCGAGATCGCCGGGGCCGGCAAGCGGCAGGTGCCGGTGATCCAGTTTCCCGAGGGTTCCTATCATTCCGATTCCACACCGATCATCGACGAACTGGAAAAGCGTCATGCGGGCCAACGCCCGGTCGTACCCGAGGATACGGGGATGGCTTTCCTCGCGCGGCTGATCGAGGAAGCAGCGGACGAGTGGCTTCCTTTGCCGATGTTCGACTACCGGTGGAATGAGGAAGCGGATCGCGCCTTTTGTCCGCGCCGCCAGATGGCGGGCTGGCTTGGTGCGGTGCCGGAGGCGGAACTCGGCGAGGCCGCCGCCGCTTTCCTTTCCCGGCAGGAAACGCTACGCGAAATACTGGGTGGCACAGCGGAAAACCGGCCGCTGCTGCAATCGACCTATGACGAATTGCTCGGCTACATGGAAGCGCATCTCGCGACGCAGCTCTTCCTCTTCGGCTCGCGCCCGTCCATCGCGGATTTCGGCCTTTACGGTCAGCTCAGCCAGTATGCCGTGGACCCGACGACATCCGAGCTGATGAAGAAAAAGGCCGTGCGCCTGTTCCAGTGGGTGCAGCTCATGGACGATGCCTCCGGCATCGACGGCGAATGGAGCGCACCCGATGCGCCTCTTTCAGCCGGCGTGCGGGGATTACTGAAACTCACGGGCGAAGTGGCGCTGCCGATGTTGCAGGCTGCGGTGGATGCGCATCTGGCGGGCAAGGATTTCCATCCGATGGTGGCGGAAATCCGGGGGCACGGTTTCAAGACCATTGCGCGCCCTTATCAGGCCCATACGCTGCTCTGGCTCAAGCAGCGTTACGCCGAGCTCGATGTCGGCGTGCGGGCCCGCATCGAACCGGCGCTTGCAGAGAGCGGTTGCCTTCCGTGGCTTTCGTTCCGCGATGGCGAGGCAGAGAAGACGCCACGTTACGGAATGGCATAG
- a CDS encoding phosphatase PAP2 family protein has translation MEKFLHDLSWVIPLRSDAATVVFNGFTWLGYAPFFLIFLPIGYWLWNRALFTRLAVLIAVTAVLNGWLKDFWQDARPDPAFQLDAERVSDSYGLPSGHAQVAIAMWFWLAYEIRRPWAWAVAVFLAAGVCFSRLYLGVHDVEDVLVGIGLGLASIAVFAVLVHENIVARWRLLPAWMDFAVIIAAIPLLWVIWPNEREPDQIAAILFLLLGWFAGAAMDRKASPQDPVLPAWWLQIFMAVGGIACGIVVREVLGRTGVAIGLPDAITAYTVFACLGLYATYVAPTIFRALKLMK, from the coding sequence ATGGAAAAATTCCTGCACGATCTGAGCTGGGTGATACCGCTGCGCAGCGATGCAGCCACGGTCGTCTTCAATGGGTTCACATGGCTTGGCTATGCCCCCTTCTTCCTCATATTCCTGCCGATCGGCTACTGGCTCTGGAATCGGGCGCTCTTCACACGGCTCGCCGTGCTGATCGCGGTAACGGCGGTCCTGAACGGCTGGCTCAAGGATTTCTGGCAGGATGCGCGGCCTGACCCCGCATTCCAGCTTGACGCTGAGCGCGTCTCCGATTCCTACGGCCTGCCGTCCGGCCACGCACAGGTCGCGATCGCCATGTGGTTCTGGCTGGCCTATGAAATCCGCCGGCCATGGGCCTGGGCGGTGGCGGTTTTCCTTGCTGCCGGGGTCTGCTTCAGCCGCCTTTATCTCGGCGTACACGATGTCGAGGATGTGCTGGTCGGCATCGGGCTTGGCCTTGCCAGCATCGCCGTGTTCGCGGTTCTTGTGCATGAAAACATCGTTGCCCGCTGGCGCCTCCTTCCCGCCTGGATGGATTTCGCGGTTATTATCGCCGCAATTCCTCTGCTCTGGGTGATCTGGCCGAACGAGCGAGAACCGGATCAGATAGCAGCTATCCTCTTCCTGTTGCTGGGCTGGTTTGCCGGCGCGGCAATGGACCGAAAGGCTTCGCCGCAGGATCCTGTTTTGCCTGCATGGTGGCTGCAGATCTTCATGGCGGTGGGTGGCATCGCCTGCGGCATCGTCGTCCGTGAAGTTCTAGGCCGCACAGGCGTTGCGATCGGGCTGCCTGACGCGATAACCGCCTACACCGTCTTCGCCTGTCTCGGCTTGTACGCAACTTATGTCGCGCCGACGATCTTCCGGGCGCTGAAGCTTATGAAGTAG
- a CDS encoding acetyl-CoA C-acyltransferase — protein sequence MSQNSNEADPVVIVSAARTPMGGFQGALSTKTGPELGAIAVKGAVERAGLSPTAVDEVLMGCVLSAGLKQAPARQAALGAGLDEGTPCTTVNKMCGSGMKAVMMAHDALMAGHGEVIVAGGLESMSNAPYLLPKARGGMRLGHGEVKDHMFLDGLEDAYEGRLMGAYAEETAKHYQFTRGAQDAYALESLARAKRAVEGGTFSHEIVPVEVQTRKGAVEVVNDEQPLTADPAKIPTLKPAFAKDGSVTAANSSSISDGAAALVLMKLSEAERRGLTPLAAIRGQTMHAQAPAWFSTAPVGAISKLMERTGWTAGDIDLWEVNEAFAVVAMAAIKELNLSHDNMNIYGGACALGHPIGASGARILVTLLNGLKQTGGKRGIASLCIGGGEATAVAIERLN from the coding sequence ATGTCACAGAACAGTAACGAAGCAGATCCGGTGGTGATCGTCAGTGCCGCCCGCACGCCCATGGGTGGTTTTCAGGGCGCGCTTTCGACCAAGACGGGGCCGGAGCTTGGCGCGATTGCGGTCAAGGGTGCCGTGGAGCGGGCAGGGCTGTCGCCGACGGCGGTGGACGAGGTTCTGATGGGATGCGTGTTGTCCGCAGGCCTCAAGCAGGCGCCGGCGCGGCAGGCGGCACTGGGCGCGGGGCTCGACGAGGGTACGCCGTGCACGACCGTCAACAAGATGTGCGGCTCGGGCATGAAGGCGGTGATGATGGCGCATGACGCGCTCATGGCAGGGCATGGCGAGGTGATCGTCGCTGGCGGCCTCGAAAGCATGAGCAATGCGCCCTACCTGCTGCCCAAGGCGCGAGGCGGCATGCGGCTCGGCCATGGCGAGGTCAAGGACCACATGTTCCTGGACGGGCTGGAGGACGCCTATGAGGGCCGTCTGATGGGTGCCTATGCCGAGGAGACCGCGAAGCACTACCAGTTCACCCGCGGCGCGCAGGACGCCTATGCGCTGGAGTCGCTGGCGCGGGCAAAGCGGGCGGTGGAGGGCGGCACGTTCTCCCATGAAATCGTGCCGGTTGAGGTTCAGACCAGGAAGGGCGCTGTCGAGGTTGTCAACGACGAGCAGCCGCTGACGGCGGACCCGGCGAAAATCCCCACCCTGAAGCCGGCCTTTGCGAAAGACGGGAGCGTGACGGCCGCCAATTCCAGTTCCATTTCGGACGGCGCAGCCGCACTGGTGCTGATGAAGCTTTCGGAAGCCGAACGGCGCGGACTGACACCGCTTGCCGCCATTCGCGGGCAGACCATGCATGCGCAGGCGCCTGCGTGGTTTTCCACCGCCCCTGTCGGTGCGATTTCCAAGCTCATGGAGCGCACGGGTTGGACGGCCGGGGATATCGATCTCTGGGAAGTGAACGAGGCCTTCGCCGTCGTCGCCATGGCCGCGATCAAGGAACTCAATCTCAGCCACGACAACATGAACATCTATGGCGGCGCCTGCGCGCTCGGCCATCCGATCGGCGCGTCCGGCGCACGCATTCTCGTGACCTTGCTCAACGGTCTGAAACAGACCGGCGGCAAGCGCGGCATCGCCTCGCTCTGCATCGGTGGCGGCGAGGCGACGGCGGTCGCTATCGAGCGGTTGAACTAG
- a CDS encoding nuclear transport factor 2 family protein → MSNKAREFLTRWYAFVEKHDPALLGALVAEDAMISSPAFYTPKQSKPYVTAILNAVIQGVEDFTYTKEWVDGNEIILEFETRIGDKKLKGIDRITVNDKGEMAHIEVLIRPLNGLIALAEHVKNTLGKAAA, encoded by the coding sequence ATGTCCAACAAAGCGAGAGAGTTTCTCACGCGCTGGTACGCCTTCGTGGAAAAGCACGATCCCGCGCTGCTCGGTGCGCTGGTCGCCGAAGATGCGATGATTTCCTCACCCGCCTTCTACACGCCCAAGCAGTCGAAACCTTATGTGACGGCGATCCTGAACGCCGTAATTCAGGGCGTTGAGGATTTCACCTACACCAAGGAATGGGTCGACGGGAACGAAATCATCCTCGAATTCGAAACCCGCATCGGCGACAAGAAACTGAAGGGCATCGACCGCATCACCGTGAACGACAAGGGCGAAATGGCCCATATCGAAGTGCTGATCCGCCCACTGAATGGCCTCATTGCCCTCGCCGAGCATGTGAAGAACACACTCGGAAAGGCCGCCGCCTAG
- a CDS encoding TetR/AcrR family transcriptional regulator, with the protein MSRTAGSSGKKTQAAIREAGLDLIYAQGFDAMSLRQLAARVGLQPGSLYNHIATKQDLLYDLIHNHMVTLLERIDAELEGIEPPLDRLKAFIAFHLTYHIERKREVFIGSAELRSLEPRNRKKIVALRRAYEDRLSGILETGAARKLFKIDDVAVSAYAILAMLTGICTWYDPKGRIGRKELIDIHTRLILQGVLK; encoded by the coding sequence TTGAGCAGAACCGCTGGTTCATCGGGCAAGAAGACGCAGGCCGCCATCAGGGAAGCAGGCCTCGACCTCATTTACGCCCAAGGCTTCGACGCCATGAGCCTTCGCCAGCTCGCGGCCCGCGTCGGCCTGCAGCCGGGCTCCCTCTATAACCACATCGCCACCAAACAGGACCTGCTCTACGACCTGATCCACAACCACATGGTGACGCTGCTCGAACGGATCGACGCGGAGCTGGAAGGCATCGAGCCCCCGCTGGACCGCCTCAAGGCATTCATCGCCTTTCATCTCACCTACCACATCGAGCGCAAGCGCGAGGTCTTCATCGGCTCGGCGGAACTGCGGAGCCTCGAACCGCGAAACCGGAAGAAGATCGTTGCTCTTCGCCGCGCCTACGAAGACCGCCTCAGCGGTATTCTCGAAACGGGTGCGGCACGCAAGCTGTTCAAAATTGACGATGTAGCTGTGAGCGCCTACGCCATCCTCGCCATGTTGACGGGTATCTGCACATGGTACGATCCCAAAGGTCGCATTGGCCGCAAGGAACTGATCGACATTCACACACGCCTGATCCTGCAAGGCGTGCTGAAATAA
- a CDS encoding carboxyl transferase domain-containing protein produces the protein MIVVSVLKTSVNARDARFKENAEAMAGLVANLAQERAKAATGGDQRSRERHVARGKLLPRERVHGLIDPGTPFLELSPMAAHGMYGEDINAAGIITGIGRIAGQECVIVCNDATIKGGTYYPVTVKKHLRAQEVALENNLPCFYLVDSGGANLPNQAEIFPDREHFGRIFYNQARMSAKGIPQVAVVMGSCTAGGAYVPAMSDETVIVRKQGTIFLGGPPLVKAATGEIVTAEDLGGADVHSRKSGVTDHYALDDTHALAIARQIAGTLNRKKRVDIPLREPKAPLYDIAELDGIVPSSLSVQYDVHEVIARLVDGSEFDEFKKLYGTTLVCGFAHIHGLPVGIIANNGILFSESALKAAHFIELCCQRKVPLLFLQNIAGFMVGREYETGGIAKDGAKMVTAVASANVPKVTLIIGGSYGAGNYGMCGRAYSPRFLFTWPNARISVMGGEQAASVLATVKREGMEARGDKWSMEEEAEFKAPIRARYDEEGHPYFATARLWDDGIIAPGETRRVLALAFSAALNAPIPETPFGVFRM, from the coding sequence ATGATTGTCGTGTCGGTTCTCAAAACAAGCGTCAATGCGCGGGATGCGCGGTTCAAGGAAAATGCCGAGGCGATGGCCGGTCTCGTGGCCAATCTCGCGCAGGAGAGGGCCAAGGCCGCGACGGGGGGCGACCAGAGGTCGCGCGAGCGGCATGTGGCGCGCGGCAAGCTCCTGCCACGCGAGCGGGTTCACGGCCTCATCGATCCGGGTACGCCATTCCTGGAGTTATCCCCGATGGCGGCACATGGCATGTATGGCGAAGACATCAACGCCGCCGGCATCATCACAGGCATAGGGCGGATCGCGGGGCAGGAATGCGTGATCGTCTGCAACGATGCGACGATCAAGGGCGGCACCTACTATCCGGTCACTGTGAAGAAACATCTCCGGGCGCAGGAAGTGGCGCTCGAAAACAATCTGCCGTGCTTCTATCTCGTCGACAGCGGCGGCGCGAACCTGCCGAACCAGGCGGAAATCTTTCCTGACCGCGAGCATTTCGGCCGCATTTTCTACAATCAAGCGCGCATGTCCGCGAAGGGCATTCCACAAGTCGCCGTTGTCATGGGGTCGTGTACGGCGGGTGGCGCCTATGTGCCCGCCATGTCGGACGAGACGGTGATCGTCCGCAAGCAGGGCACGATTTTCCTCGGCGGTCCGCCGCTCGTGAAGGCGGCGACCGGGGAAATCGTGACGGCGGAAGATCTCGGCGGCGCGGACGTCCACTCGCGGAAGTCAGGCGTGACCGATCACTATGCGCTGGACGACACGCATGCGCTCGCCATCGCGCGGCAGATCGCCGGTACGCTCAATCGCAAGAAACGGGTGGATATCCCCCTCCGCGAGCCGAAAGCGCCGCTTTACGACATTGCCGAACTCGATGGTATCGTACCGTCCTCGCTGTCGGTCCAGTACGACGTGCATGAAGTAATAGCGCGCTTGGTAGACGGCTCCGAGTTCGACGAATTCAAGAAGCTTTACGGCACCACGCTTGTTTGCGGTTTCGCCCATATTCACGGGCTGCCGGTCGGCATCATCGCCAATAACGGCATTCTCTTTTCGGAATCCGCGCTCAAGGCGGCGCATTTCATCGAGCTGTGCTGTCAGCGCAAGGTGCCGTTGCTCTTCCTGCAAAATATCGCTGGCTTCATGGTCGGCCGCGAATACGAGACGGGCGGCATTGCCAAGGACGGCGCGAAGATGGTGACGGCGGTGGCGTCGGCGAACGTGCCGAAGGTCACCTTGATCATCGGTGGTTCCTATGGCGCCGGCAATTACGGCATGTGCGGCCGCGCCTACAGTCCTCGTTTCCTGTTCACCTGGCCCAATGCGCGGATTTCCGTGATGGGTGGCGAACAGGCGGCGAGCGTTCTCGCGACGGTGAAGCGCGAAGGCATGGAAGCGCGCGGGGATAAGTGGAGCATGGAGGAGGAGGCCGAGTTCAAGGCGCCGATCCGGGCGCGCTACGATGAGGAGGGGCATCCCTATTTCGCGACCGCGCGTCTATGGGACGACGGCATCATCGCGCCCGGCGAAACGCGGCGCGTGCTGGCGCTCGCTTTTTCCGCCGCCCTGAACGCACCGATACCGGAGACGCCCTTCGGCGTCTTCCGGATGTGA